The segment GAtggattatatttttaaatttgtttttatataaaaataatctaaaaataataTCGGTAGGTTGGGCTTGGGTTTATCATTTTTAATCTAGGTCAAACTTGAGAAGAATTTTAGACTTATTTTCCactgggcctaaaattttgcatcGGCCTGACTTAGACCCGGCTGATCAAGTCTAGGCATGGGATAAAAATTTAAGTAGTGAGTAAATGAGTAATTTAcccaaattataaataagtactTCAAATGAAGAGTTTCACGTGTCAAAAAGCTATAATGTGAACATGAccatttatttcctttttatgtAACCTTATATTGGTatagtatttatatatataataagattaaaattaagaaatgaataattttccaaaatcaatatttacttttatcaaaACATACTATTAATTTACCAAACAATTATAAATTATGTACATTGATATTAAAAGTTCTATTTTAGCACATAATTTTTAGTATATGAAACATCTTAGTTActatatcatgttttaatgcaTTTTAATTTATCTcatgttttataatatttagataatatatattaatttgtcTCATATTTTACGATGAATGATAAATATAAGTTTAACGACTCGATTTTAGGCTGTATCGAAAAATACAGTTTTGGAAACTCTATTTCCATAAACTGAGTCTGGAAGGATAAAATAAGAAGATTTACGGAGTTggtatgaaaatatattaaagatCGATTAAGTAATTTAACCGAGAAAATCACTAATTgaagtttagggattaaattataaaattccaatcgctattaaattttaaattaaaaaacactTGAGGACCTAGTTAATAATTATCCAAAGGATCAAAATAATTAACAAACCATTGTTCTCTTCCATGGGAAAGTGGGAAGAAATGATGATAGCCACTTAAATGTCATAATTGTAATTAAgagatatgtatatattatattagtGGATTAAGCATaattaattaagattaattaaaatttaatcctagTATATAAGCAAGTAAGTGGAAAGAAAGATTAAGTTATcatcttcctccttatgattagAGGCTCAAGTTAAAAGGAAAGAGAAAAACTTCtttgtttccttttccattttgaTCCAAATCAACTTAGGCATTCAAgctaattctttcaaattttatagattttgaatcatGAGAGCTTAATCAGCTAATCCATGTGTTAATTCTTTCAATTATTAGATGACTAGCAAGTTGTCATTAAAGTGAAATTGATGAATTTTTCTTGAATTTGAAGAGATTGATAGTTAGAAAGCTTGAATTATGTTAAGAATTAAGTTAGAAATTAAGTTAAGTTTATTAGATAACTTGaagacattagggaccaaattgaataaattaaaagtttttaAGAAATTATGCTATAGATTAGTAGTACAAGACCCCTAATGAATGGATATGAAATCAGATTTTGATTCAAtgttaaatacaaaaaaaaaaatgagtattTCAGATATAGgggctaaaatgaataaaatgcaaaatatgCTTGATTATACGATTTCATGTGTAAGAATGAAATTTAATACTGTTTTTATAATTGAATTATCGAATGTAGTTAAAGACGACGCTAGGTCCTCTCAAGAGAAAGGAAATGTGAGAGTTGAATGCGAGTAACAAATACGGCTTGTACTTTcataatttgaattatatatacacacatacatGATTTGTTGCAAACTAGCTTAATTGAGGTAACATTCTACTTGTCTCATAATTCAGTTTATATGAGGTGATATGAAATGTTGTGGATTGAATAGGGATGAGCATGGTAAAAACGAgaattatatgaaattatgatatGTGATcatgaacatatatatatgtgtgtgtgtgtttgaatAATTTGTTACCCTATTAATTGTCTCAGGTAGAGTTGGATATAGTTAGCATGCAATAGGATTAGTGTACGAGATTTACTTCAGTTTATACTAATGAGGCGCGAAGTGTAATTTATACTTCGGACGTTctgatgaggcactgagtgccagATATATTAGTGTGATGGTTGAATCCATGTATCAGTCTTGAGTCCGAGTCCGTGTCCGGTTAATAGGGATAATAAAACATAAACCTTGCATATTGACATGATAGATGAAGCTACTAATGGAGAAATTTGCATTTATGTGAAACGATAGCATGTGATGCAAATCGGTTTAAATAAGTCTGAAGGTCAATATAGATACAAAACGAATCAATAGATTCAAAAAATAGATGAGAAAATGAATTGAATAAGTGATATGCTATGAAATATAAGCAAGTGTGATATGATGATAGAAAACATAATATGATATATTCATGTGGTTGCAAAATGAGATGTGGCATAAATTTTGGTGAATGAGACATGAATGGTATATTGAAAGTGTTGAAAGTTACGACATCGAGCTTCTATCTCCATGGTTGCGATCCTCTCCTGTTGAGGTTGTAACATTGAATCCCCCTGTCCTCTAAGTCATGACGTCCCCTATTGAAGTCATGACCTCAGCTTCTTGTCTTTAAGATCGTGACTCACCTCGATTGAAGTCATGATGTCGATCTTCTGCCTTCAATGTGGCGACATGATTCCCACATGGCCATGACGTCATTtcggtattttgaaaattttacattttagcccttcaaTTAACATTGGTTTTTCataagagctttcgtaagctcgtttATAACCTAGATTTGATTAAATAACATATTATAATTAAGTATTAATTGAACCTAATGACTTGTCTAAATTGTTTATTTGATATGGAAACGAAGTTATAATTGCTCTTGCAATAATGAATGTGACATTTCACATCTCGAATTGGACGATTGGGTAAGGTGTTACAATAAGCAAGCTTTAATTTCGTGGGATAATTCCTGCCGACCTCTAGAAAATGGAGATATGGTTTTTTTGCCATTTGAGAGAACAAAACAGATCCTTTACGATGAAGATTGCGTTAAAAGAACTCACCAACACTAAGAGTTTCTAGGTGAAAGTCATGAGTTCTAAATATAAGGTGAAAGTCATTCACCATTCCCGACTCAATTGAGAAAGGAAACAATTCTTTTGTATGGAGGCTAGTTTCAAAAGTATGGGAGGAGGTTCAAAAGAGTGCTTGTTGGTTGTTAAGCAATGGACTTATTGCCATATTTTGGAGTGACATTTGGTTGTGCTTTACGTGATATTTGTGTTGATTCACTGGAGCACCATTTGCACAGCAGATTATAGATCCATGTGTGAGGTAATGCATCCAGGATAAAGAGTTTGAGTAAATTGAATCGAGTTTGGTAAGATTATTTAAATGCAAAAATTGAACCGCAATTATCAGCTTTTATTGTATCCATCTGGTGAATAAAAGCAAAATTCTCTTTAAACTTTTTTAGAGACTTCTTTTGAAATTCTTGTGctaaacaaaatacttttaagtgAAATAATGAAACTATTCAAAACTAATTTAAATAACATTCACCACCTAAAGGCTTTTTAGGAATTTAAATTAGAATGTGATATCGTTtcaacataaattttattttatttcctaaattatctttttaattaaatgtgatttttaataaaattggtAAAGCAGATCTTGATTAAAATATGTGAAACATAATTTTAATCTTGTCaacttaaattatgaaaatatatagTGTGAAACTAATATGGAGTATATGGCACATGGGAAAaagttaatttataaaaaaattattgctttaattaaaaggttaaaataattttttgaaaattattgtattttaagtttaaattttatcatagtaatatttttataaaagtcttttataaaaaatatattcttatatatatatttgttattttatatgaaaattttaattatttaaaaaaatactctcatgttaatatttgttattttataaaaattttatttatttattttctaaccAAGTTGATATCCAATTGACTCTATACTAAAATTTAACACGACCGcacataaagataattaaaactTATGCATTATTGCGTATAGTAAGTCTCGAGACTTTAAACCTCCACGCTTATGAATTGAGTCAATAACTCAAGTCAAAATTTTACATTTATATAATACGATCAAACATGATTATAATATACAAAAGAGAGAAAGGTGTGTGGGGGAGTATATCGAAACTCGAAAGATATGGAAGGGGGTGAGGTATCTGGAGATAGTGGGTTGGCAGCAGACCAAATCCAAACGTTTGGCTCATAATGATGCTGCCTTTGCTTTTTAGTGAGAGGAAAAGAGCGAAATGGAGATGATATATGTTCCATCTTAACTAAAGCCAAGGGTTTGAGGATGAATGAAAGCCAGCCCTTCaaatctttttccttctttttttttttcttttttattgagTCAAAGTGGCTAAGAGTTACGGAAAGCCATGATCCAGACCCATCTATGAATCTCCTCCATTCGCCTCCATttttatttcaagaatttttgcTTTCCGTTTTTGACTGGTAGAGGTTCCATATTAATTACATCATAGACAGTTGAAGAGACCCATCAAACATGTTTGTCCCTCCCCTAAGCCTCAAGTGAGTATGCAACCGGAAATGGATTTCATTTTCTGATAACACAAGATTTCAAACCCCATATCATATTTGATGCAATCAGTTACACTCAAGTATTGTAATGTGTGTTGTAACATTATGAACACCATGCCTCACCATTTTggcttatatttattttattgattaTTTTCAACGAAACTAGATTTTggcttatatttattttattgattaTTTTCAACAAAACTAGATTTTATCTATAAagtttattatttactttttttttaaggGGATATCTTTACTCTTTTCTGAGTCCATTTCTAATTTTCAGTAAAAAAATGGTTAAGTCCTAATTCTAtccaattcaaaaattttaaagccTAATTAGAAGATGACGTACGTAACTCAtccttcaaaatttttagttgatGGCACaaaaatttaatagttatatattattatttaaattcttaATTGAATTGATGTCACAAGTCAATTTCACACTAACTAAAGATTAATAACAACACTATTTACTATTAATTACTTTCAAACTTTACGTTTGAATTATTTATTGTACGTTATATTCAAACGCACATCTATATCCCAAATACGTTATGTctacatacatacacatatgatgaaaaatattagtaataaattattgttgttgacattttcttaataattgTTAGCGTAAAAAAATCAATATTTAGAGAGAAAAATGTGGAAGCTTTGATGCAACATGATATTGTTGTGTCTTCCTCTTCAAATTCAAACCGACAACCAATAATTTTACCATATTTTGGTACCACAATTGCAAAAATGGACCCCCCTATAGGCTGTAGTGTCGCACTTAATTttatcattcttatatttgtTTGGTACCAAATGAATGAGGATAACATGTAAAAACAAGCCGTGGTTTATATATTGAGAATCCGAAAAGGTTTGTTGTAACAACTTGTCGACGAAATGTTAGAATATCATTTTAAATTTACACCACATCCTTATACATGTAAATCATTTAGGTTTCCcttgtttaattaaaatattatgaaCCAAATTTTCAAGGACTTGATTaaactttgtttttttaaatatatatttatttttaattatagcaTTGAAAATTTTAACTCAACTCGAAATTGAgtgttaaaagaattgaaagtccATTGTCGGACATCATCGTACGAAAGtttgtaaataaataattttaactttcaatttaatttatttttctgaAAATTGTGACGTTTAGTAAATTCTCATATTTTAATTTAcctttagttttaatttttcaaatttttaaataaattcttATATATTTTTAGGCAAAAAGactttagtaaaaaaaaaataatcacCTTAACATATTAATCCATATGGTATCTCAATATTTTCATTTGTTATAATCAAATGGATCAATAATAATTTTTGTTAACGGAATAATTCTAGcgatttaattttaattactaaaatCTCAAATAaatgtttttggattaaaattatttagaattTTACCAAAAAAAAGTAATGAAAACTCAATTGAGCTTGAATTCACATAGCAATTGTGTAATTTATAATGTTGGTAATGCTTTGGATACTTTTGTTTATTAATAATTTGTCCTTGTTAAAAATAATTGTTGAATTAATTGTTGATTAAGTcagatattgtataaaaaatagatataataaaatatttatttttaagatgTTGATGGTGAAGTATAACTAGAAatagattaaaattaaattaaaggttATAATTGTTGagtcaacctaaaatttttaaagctTAAGACTGGAAATCGCATTGTTAACATGTGAACAACACACATGCTCTGCATTGAGAAAAGAGGGGTTCATATGATTTAGTACACAGAATATTTAAACGTGCACAACAATTACATTATCCTTGTATATTCCATATtacttttaaataattataaaattataaaaaaaaatacactTGAATTAATTTTACATTTATAGGCGGGTCATTATCGCATGTGACTATTATTTATTGACGAGACCATTTTGATGTTcaccaaataaaaaaaatcattcatGAACTATTCTTGTTTTCAGAAGATTACAATCATTGAGTGAGTTAACCCAAACGCTTCAAACATTAATCATGGGTTCCTTGCCTAACACTGTTGCGGAGGCTCAGCAGCTAGACCTGGAGGATTCCAGTCAAAACGAGAGAGTGCAGTGGCTGATTAATTCACCTGAGCCTCCTAGTTTATGGCAAGAACTAGTTGGTACAGTCAAAGGAAGTTTGTTAACTCCTGGAAAAAAGAATTCCTCATCCAACGCCACGGGGAAACATGCCATGTCCTTCCTCCGAGGTCTGTTTCCGATCCTCAGCTGGGGAAGGAATTACAAGGCTTCATTTTTTAAACATGATTTAATGGCGGGTTTAACACTTGCAAGTCTTAGCATTCCTCAGGTACCTACTTTCTTTTGCTTCTCTGTGTCACTCTTTGCTTTCTCATGACTCACTGTATTTTCTTTTTCCCCAGAGTATTGGATATGCTAATTTAGCGAAACTTGATCCCCAATACGGTCTATGTAAGTTGCTGAAAAACTGAGCTTTTCATTTCCTTAAGCTTGACGTTTCTTGTTCTTGATGAAATTGTGTGGGGGTTGTTTCATCTAGACACAAGCGTCGTCCCACCTCTTATATATGCGCTAATGGGGAGTTCAAGAGAGATAGCTATCGGACCGGTAGCCGTGGTTTCAATGCTGCTATCTTCCATGATTCCAGGCCTGGTGGATCCTGCAATTGACCCCATTGGGTACACAAGTCTAGTGTTCACCGTAACATTCTTTGCTGGAACTTTCCAAGCCATATTTGGATTGTTTAGGTAGTGAGatcttttgagttttttttttttggtcctttaaaaaaaaaaaatcaatacacATGTTCTTCTCTGAAAACAGTTTTGCTGTTTCACAGACTGGGGTTCCTGGTGGATTTTCTTTCACATGCTGCAGTAGTTGGATTCATGGCGGGTGCAGCCATTGTGATAGGGCTTCAGCAACTGAAGGGACTATTTGGACTGAGTCACTTCACCACTAAAACCGATGTAGTGTCAGTTTTGACCTCGGTTTCCAAATCAGTTAAACATGAAGTAAGAAGTCAAGGAAACCTAACTTTGCAGCCATCAATCATTTCAGTATGATTGCTAAAATCTTTCGCTTTCATTGTCTCACCCTTTCTATATTTCTTTAAACAGTGGTATCCTCTAAATTTCGTCCTCGGTTTATCCTTCCTGGTATTCCTCCTTGTCGCCAGGTTTATCGTAAGTAATCGAATTCTGGCAGGCTTTTCCCATTAAAGTAATGATATTTAATTTGTTTCAtcagtaaatttaaaaaaaaaaaactgatttcagggaaaaagaaacaaaaagctcTTCTGGTTCCCAGCAATAGCTCCTCTATTGTCAGTCATATTATCCACCCTGATTGTATATTTAACCAGGGCTGACAATCATGGGGTGAAGATAGTAAAACACTTGAAAGGAGGCCTCAATCCAAGCTCAGTCCATCGTTTACAATTTAATGGCACACATGTTTCAGAAGCAGCCAAAATCGGGTTGATTTCTGCCATTGTTGCTCTCACTGTGCGTAACTACTCTTCATCTCactcccatctttcttttttagctTGTTTACGGCAACTCCATTGAAACATATTCTTCTCAGGAAGCCATCGCAGTTGGCCGATCATTTGCTTCAATTAATCGATACCATTTAGACGGTACAAAGGAAATGTTGGCAATGGGGTTCATGAACCTTGCAGGATCTCTAACTTCTTGCTACGTAGCCACTGGTAAACTGAATCCCATAAATTATATCACATATTCCCGTCAtacataaaattaattatatacgTATTGGCAGGTTCATTTTCCAGGACTGCAGTGAACTTTAGCGCAGGCTGCAAAACTGTCGTGTCAAATATAGTGATGGCGATTACAGTGATATTGGCATTGGAGTTGTTTACCAGGCTACTGTATTACACCCCTGTCGCCATCCTTGCTTCCATCATCATGTCTGCACTTCCTGGACTTATTGACATCAATGAAGCTTACCGTATCTGGAAGGTTGACAAACTAGATTTCCTAGCTTGCCTCGGTGCCTTTATCGGAGTCTTGTTCAAATCAGTGGAGATCGGTCTTCTAGTAGCGGTAATTTCTTGTCCTTTTCTTCTACACTTAAATATATAAAAAgcttaatatatatatcatacacCTAATATATAATAGTACATTACCTATTTAATATTCCCAGCCTGGATAATAGCAACAAGGGCACAAACCAGACCACACGATATTATAAATTCACTACCAACTAAAAAACATGTGGATATGATCAACAGGGGATGCTATGTTATTTCAAACATTGAATGTTCAGAATTGAAAGAAATTAAAACTCATTGCGACTTGTGGGTTCTATTCCATCTCATAATTGATTTTTGATTGATCCATACAATTACCTACACAGAGAGTCAA is part of the Gossypium arboreum isolate Shixiya-1 chromosome 5, ASM2569848v2, whole genome shotgun sequence genome and harbors:
- the LOC108450828 gene encoding low affinity sulfate transporter 3 encodes the protein MGSLPNTVAEAQQLDLEDSSQNERVQWLINSPEPPSLWQELVGTVKGSLLTPGKKNSSSNATGKHAMSFLRGLFPILSWGRNYKASFFKHDLMAGLTLASLSIPQSIGYANLAKLDPQYGLYTSVVPPLIYALMGSSREIAIGPVAVVSMLLSSMIPGLVDPAIDPIGYTSLVFTVTFFAGTFQAIFGLFRLGFLVDFLSHAAVVGFMAGAAIVIGLQQLKGLFGLSHFTTKTDVVSVLTSVSKSVKHEWYPLNFVLGLSFLVFLLVARFIGKRNKKLFWFPAIAPLLSVILSTLIVYLTRADNHGVKIVKHLKGGLNPSSVHRLQFNGTHVSEAAKIGLISAIVALTEAIAVGRSFASINRYHLDGTKEMLAMGFMNLAGSLTSCYVATGSFSRTAVNFSAGCKTVVSNIVMAITVILALELFTRLLYYTPVAILASIIMSALPGLIDINEAYRIWKVDKLDFLACLGAFIGVLFKSVEIGLLVAVAISFAKVLLNSIRPAVEQLGRLPRTDIFCEVDQYPMAVKTPGLFTLRINSSLLCFANANFLRERILKLLTQDENGTEETAKDRVQVLILDMTNVMNIDTSGILALEELHTELVSLGMKLVMVNLRWQVIHKLKLSKLVEKIGADGIFLTVAEAVDACLASKLAINNL